A genomic region of Fusarium falciforme chromosome 4, complete sequence contains the following coding sequences:
- a CDS encoding UmuC domain-containing protein — protein sequence METPNKKRPRWNNDRVILQFDYDCFYAQVFENRNPALKKLPVGVKQKNCLSTCNYNARALGLKKLMSVSEAKRVCPELVLMDGEDLTPFRDTSKILFNYFKTFSWNHKVERLGFDEVFMDVTDIVEYNLFCLNKASLANSFFCLSKKDPERGFQCDLTSIAGCVQNTASPDLDTESPAYLRLLLGSHLAQFLRLQIEEKFGFTSTCGIASNKMLSKLVGGKNKPRNQTTLLALTQDEAIAFLDDHKLRKIPGLGFKTVEVLGGHVGADMSEAISEMPELRDVPVTVGQVRLHPNISPGAIETLLMGPGAEKGVGSRIWGLLHGVDPTEVKEASDMPSQISIEDTYKGLETIPQIAEELHKLSFSLVRRMRVDLLVPDQNSDVPGSQRWIARPKTLRLSVRSWAQLQSAQSHNSGRVSRSSPLPSFVFDVKDDIDRIAERLVSEALLPLLRRLSPEKGHRWNLQMLNICVANMVAGAADDKTGAGRNISAMFRRQDEVLRPFQVIPDQEDKVEEPAKSEDECDDGDEEVTGWSMEENVSCPICGHAIPPFAVAAHQRYHEMGEE from the exons CGGTTGGCGTCAAGCAGAAGAATTGCCTGTCGACATGCAACTACAATGCTCGtgcccttggcctcaagaagctcatgtCGGTTTCCGAGGCCAAGCGCGTGTGCCCGGAGCTTGTCCTGATGGATGGCGAGGATCTCACGCCATTCCGCGATACGAGCAAAATTCTCTTCAACTATTTCAAGACCTTTTCGTGGAATCACAAGGTTGAGCGCCTTGGGTTTGATGAGGTCTTCATGG ATGTCACAGATATCGTCGAATACAACCTGTTTTGCCTCAACAAGGCATCCCTGGCAAACTCGTTCTTTTGCCTTTCGAAAAAAGATCCGGAGCGGGGCTTTCAGTGCGATCTGACTAGCATCGCGGGCTGTGTCCAGAACACAGCCTCCCCGGACCTTGACACTGAGAGTCCCGCTTACCTGCGCCTCCTCCTGGGCTCGCATCTTGCCCAATTCTTGCGTCTCCAAATAGAAGAGAAATTTGGGTTTACATCAACTTGCGGCATAGCATCCAACAAGATGCTCAGCAAGCTCGTGGGTGGCAAGAATAAGCCCAGGAACCAGACGACGCTGCTGGCCTTGACCCAGGACGAGGCTATCGCATTTCTGGATGACCATAAACTTAGAAAGATACCTGGTCTGGGTTTCAAAACTGTCGAAGTTCTGGGGGGTCATGTGGGTGCTGACATGAGTGAGGCCATCTCAGAAATGCCGGAATTGCGAGACGTGCCCGTAACTGTAGGCCAAGTCCGGCTTCATCCCAACATCTCACCTGGGGCAATAGAGACTCTACTTATGGGCCCTGGTGCCGAAAAGGGCGTAGGATCTAGAATCTGGGGTTTGCTTCACGGTGTCGACCCGActgaggtcaaggaggctaGCGACATGCCAAGCCAGATCAGTATCGAGGACACCTATAAAGGCCTGGAAACCATCCCGCAGATTGCAGAAGAGCTCCACAAGCTATCTTTCTCGCTGGTTAGAAGGATGAGGGTGGATCTGCTGGTTCCCGATCAGAACTCTGACGTTCCGGGTTCTCAAAGATGGATTGCTCGGCCAAAGACGCTGCGGCTCTCGGTCAGGTCCTGGGCACAACTACAATCAGCTCAAAGCCACAACTCCGGACGGGTTTCTAGATCGTCACCCCTTCCCAGCTTTGTCTTTGATGTTAAAGATGACATCGACCGCATCGCGGAGCGGCTCGTTTCGGAGGCTCTGCTACCGCTTCTGCGGCGCCTTTCGCCGGAAAAGGGGCATCGGTGGAACTTGCAGATGCTCAATATTTGCGTGGCGAATATGGTGGCTGGTGCGGCGGATGACAAGACGGGAGCAGGCAGGAACATCTCTGCCATGTTTAGGCGTCAGGACGAAGTGCTGAGGCCGTTTCAGGTAATTCCAGATCAGGAGGATAAGGTAGAGGAGCCTGCGAAATCGGAGGACGAGTgtgacgatggcgatgaggaggtGACGGGTTGGAGCATGGAGGAGAATGTTTCATGTCCTATCTGTGGGCATGCGATCCCCCCGTTTGCTGTAGCGGCGCACCAGAGATACCACGAAATGGGAGAAGAATGA